A genome region from Brassica oleracea var. oleracea cultivar TO1000 chromosome C2, BOL, whole genome shotgun sequence includes the following:
- the LOC106324451 gene encoding protein SENSITIVITY TO RED LIGHT REDUCED 1-like has product MAIVSSNSEWTEERHETTKPKRKGQEKEGHDLEIDHQREERLKQQMEISMKKIESSEFYIHIMSGSETQLQMVIYGIGSIESRQKPRFQMSIAILMKREFDWVGNNIEVFDPLLSGTESRVITFLGCTVLSVNEEARREVLKPTLFFMGIESTRS; this is encoded by the coding sequence ATGGCTATTGTAAGTAGTAATAGTGAGTGGACAGAAGAAAGACATGAAACAACGAAACCAAAACGTAAAGGTCAAGAAAAAGAAGGGCATGATCTTGAAATCGATCATCAGAGGGAAGAGAGACTGAAACAACAAATGGAAATCTCTATGAAGAAAATCGAGAGCTCGGAGTTTTACATTCACATCATGTCAGGCTCTGAAACACAGCTGCAGATGGTGATTTACGGTATAGGCAGCATTGAGTCTCGTCAAAAACCAAGGTTTCAAATGAGCATTGCAATCTTGATGAAGAGAGAGTTTGATTGGGTTGGCAACAACATTGAAGTATTTGATCCACTCCTCTCCGGAACAGAATCTCGTGTCATAACATTTCTTGGATGCACGGTTCTGTCTGTAAACGAGGAAGCTCGCAGGGAAGTTTTAAAGCCAACTCTTTTCTTTATGGGGATCGAATCCACAAGGAGCTAG